The following coding sequences are from one uncultured Tateyamaria sp. window:
- a CDS encoding phosphate acyltransferase, protein MPQSFLSDATAVSPAHIIEMAQKAASPRVAIARAGAPLPMLAAKEAFEANMMIPVFTGERHMIEAEAEKLDWDISQFELIEAEGEVASGVAAAVACGEGRADVLMKGQLHTDAFMRAAVSRDAGLRTGNRFVHIFHITTPDGTGSITISDAAVNVNPNIDTRKDATAEVVKLLHKLGNPRPKVAFLSATESPIEAVPSSMEGRALRDWAQDNIADADFSGPLAFDLIMSPKSVATKKMTDDPVAGQADAIIVPDIVSGNGLFKSFVYLAGGCAGGIVMGAKVPILLTSRADPPAARLSSVALGAIMAAP, encoded by the coding sequence TTGCCCCAATCCTTCCTGTCCGACGCCACTGCCGTCTCCCCCGCGCACATCATCGAAATGGCGCAAAAGGCGGCCAGCCCGCGCGTGGCGATTGCCCGCGCCGGTGCGCCGTTGCCCATGCTGGCAGCCAAGGAAGCGTTCGAGGCCAACATGATGATCCCGGTGTTCACCGGGGAACGTCACATGATCGAGGCCGAGGCCGAGAAGCTGGACTGGGACATTTCGCAGTTTGAGTTGATCGAGGCCGAGGGCGAGGTGGCCTCGGGTGTGGCCGCCGCCGTCGCCTGTGGTGAAGGCCGTGCAGATGTCCTGATGAAGGGCCAACTCCATACGGATGCGTTCATGCGTGCCGCGGTGTCGCGTGACGCAGGCCTGCGCACCGGCAACCGCTTTGTCCATATCTTCCACATCACCACGCCTGACGGGACCGGGTCGATCACGATCTCGGACGCGGCGGTGAACGTGAACCCCAATATCGACACGCGCAAGGATGCGACGGCAGAGGTCGTCAAACTGCTGCACAAACTGGGCAACCCGCGCCCCAAGGTGGCGTTCCTGTCGGCCACCGAATCCCCCATCGAAGCCGTGCCTTCGTCGATGGAAGGCCGCGCGCTGCGCGATTGGGCGCAGGACAACATCGCAGATGCCGACTTCTCCGGCCCGCTGGCCTTTGACCTGATCATGTCGCCCAAATCGGTCGCCACCAAGAAGATGACCGACGACCCCGTCGCGGGCCAGGCCGATGCGATCATCGTGCCCGACATCGTGTCGGGCAACGGCCTGTTCAAATCCTTCGTCTACCTGGCCGGGGGCTGCGCGGGTGGCATCGTCATGGGGGCAAAGGTGCCCATCCTTTTGACCTCCCGCGCCGACCCACCGGCTGCGCGCCTGTCTTCCGTGGCCCTCGGGGCCATCATGGCCGCGCCATGA
- a CDS encoding acetate kinase: protein MILVVNAGSSSIKVALFQPDLTEVMAGQVSGIGGALAHLKLGDEDQNVSAPDHDAALTTVLDSLTRQGITPDTLTAAAHRVVHGGTSLVDPVAVDDTVIAGIEAATPLAPLHNPNNLAGIRALQALAPDLPQYASFGTAFHAGQPEVATTYALPREPRSMGIRRYGFHGLSYAWIVTQFGDALPERLLAFHLGSGASLCAIHNGVSVATSMGYSPLDGLTMGTRSGAIDGMAVLRLAEIYGASEAAHMLNHESGLKGLGGSNDMRLLLAADTDRAKLAVDHFCYWAARHAGSAIVAMGGLDAVAFTGGIGENAEPIRTRIMEHLELFGDVPVHVVKADEERQIATDALTLIKGDT, encoded by the coding sequence ATGATTCTTGTCGTCAATGCAGGCTCGTCGTCGATCAAGGTGGCACTTTTTCAGCCCGATCTGACCGAAGTGATGGCCGGGCAGGTCAGCGGCATTGGCGGCGCATTGGCCCATCTGAAACTGGGCGACGAAGACCAGAATGTCAGCGCACCCGACCACGACGCGGCCCTGACAACCGTTCTGGACAGCCTCACGCGCCAAGGGATCACGCCCGACACCCTGACCGCTGCCGCCCACCGCGTGGTGCATGGCGGCACCTCCCTCGTGGACCCGGTCGCCGTCGATGACACCGTGATCGCAGGCATCGAGGCGGCCACGCCCCTCGCCCCCCTGCACAACCCCAACAACCTCGCAGGGATCCGCGCGCTGCAGGCGCTCGCGCCCGACCTGCCGCAATACGCCAGCTTCGGCACCGCGTTCCACGCGGGCCAACCCGAGGTCGCCACCACCTACGCCCTGCCCCGGGAACCGCGCAGCATGGGCATCCGTCGCTATGGCTTTCACGGCCTCAGCTATGCCTGGATCGTCACGCAATTTGGCGATGCGCTCCCGGAACGCCTGCTCGCCTTCCACCTGGGCTCCGGCGCCTCGCTCTGTGCCATCCACAACGGCGTGTCGGTTGCCACGTCCATGGGCTATTCGCCCCTCGACGGGCTGACCATGGGCACCCGCTCCGGCGCCATCGACGGCATGGCCGTCCTGCGTCTGGCCGAGATCTACGGTGCCTCCGAAGCCGCCCATATGCTCAACCACGAAAGCGGGCTCAAGGGGCTTGGCGGCAGCAATGACATGCGGCTCCTGCTTGCCGCAGACACGGACCGCGCCAAACTGGCCGTCGACCACTTCTGCTATTGGGCGGCCCGCCACGCAGGCTCCGCCATTGTCGCCATGGGCGGCCTTGACGCCGTCGCCTTCACCGGCGGCATCGGCGAAAACGCAGAGCCCATTCGCACCCGTATCATGGAGCATCTCGAACTGTTCGGAGATGTCCCGGTCCATGTCGTCAAAGCCGACGAAGAACGCCAGATCGCAACCGACGCCCTGACCCTGATCAAAGGAGACACCTGA